The Camelina sativa cultivar DH55 chromosome 14, Cs, whole genome shotgun sequence genome includes a window with the following:
- the LOC104743051 gene encoding uncharacterized protein LOC104743051 isoform X1 — protein MGVVCFYLHLKSVCVDVSSIEQDLDSLRVVMASLKDDLASLTATVKSTLDLMPSKEELLAMVTTVQELAKKLAKIPAVSVAQVTSSSKDHHKKLAKIPALVAQVTSSSKDHKKKRDEVEEPAKKEAKADTNSPKKESSSNVSSKESDTLEKGTLKRMLLPCSSSDNRLEKTAEKSDEGEEPAKKKAKSDTNYTYKKANITRPFPVYADAHPLEKNAQVGEIVEFERQPGGSYDGGILFV, from the exons atgggtgttgtttgtttttatttacacTTAAAATCGGTCTGTGTAGATGTGAGTTCCATCGAACAAGATTTGGATTCTCTGAGAGTAGTTATGGCTTCTCTCAAAGACGATTTGGCTTCTCTCACTGCAACTGTGAAATCAACTCTTGATTTGATGCCGTCTAAGGAGGAGTTACTTGCCATGGTTACCACAGTCCAA GAACTTGCAAAGAAACTGGCAAAGATACCTGCAGTTTCGGTTGCTCAAGTTACTTCATCCTCTAAGGATCATCACAAGAAGCTGGCAAAGATACCTGCCTTAGTTGCTCAAGTTACTTCATCCTCTAAGGATCACAAGAAG AAACGTGATGAAGTTGAAGAGCCTGCCAAGAAAGAG GCTAAAGCAGATACTAATAGTCCTAAAAAAGAGAGCAGTAGTAATGTTTCCAGCAAGGAATCTGATACACTGGAGAAAGGAACCCTGAAACGAATGTTACTTCCGTGCTCTTCTTCTGATAATCGTCTTGAAAAGACCGCTGAG aAAAGTGATGAAGGTGAAGAGCCTGCCAAGAAAAAG GCTAAATCAGATACCAATTATACTTATAAAAAAGCGAACATTACTCGTCCGTTTCCTGTCTATGCGGATGCTCATCCTCTTGAAAAGAATGCTCAGGTAGGCGAGATAGTCGAATTCGAAAGGCAACCTGGGGGGag TTATGATGGTGGCATCCTTTTCGTTTAG
- the LOC104743051 gene encoding uncharacterized protein LOC104743051 isoform X2: protein MASLKDDLASLTATVKSTLDLMPSKEELLAMVTTVQELAKKLAKIPAVSVAQVTSSSKDHHKKLAKIPALVAQVTSSSKDHKKKRDEVEEPAKKEAKADTNSPKKESSSNVSSKESDTLEKGTLKRMLLPCSSSDNRLEKTAEKSDEGEEPAKKKAKSDTNYTYKKANITRPFPVYADAHPLEKNAQVGEIVEFERQPGGSYDGGILFV, encoded by the exons ATGGCTTCTCTCAAAGACGATTTGGCTTCTCTCACTGCAACTGTGAAATCAACTCTTGATTTGATGCCGTCTAAGGAGGAGTTACTTGCCATGGTTACCACAGTCCAA GAACTTGCAAAGAAACTGGCAAAGATACCTGCAGTTTCGGTTGCTCAAGTTACTTCATCCTCTAAGGATCATCACAAGAAGCTGGCAAAGATACCTGCCTTAGTTGCTCAAGTTACTTCATCCTCTAAGGATCACAAGAAG AAACGTGATGAAGTTGAAGAGCCTGCCAAGAAAGAG GCTAAAGCAGATACTAATAGTCCTAAAAAAGAGAGCAGTAGTAATGTTTCCAGCAAGGAATCTGATACACTGGAGAAAGGAACCCTGAAACGAATGTTACTTCCGTGCTCTTCTTCTGATAATCGTCTTGAAAAGACCGCTGAG aAAAGTGATGAAGGTGAAGAGCCTGCCAAGAAAAAG GCTAAATCAGATACCAATTATACTTATAAAAAAGCGAACATTACTCGTCCGTTTCCTGTCTATGCGGATGCTCATCCTCTTGAAAAGAATGCTCAGGTAGGCGAGATAGTCGAATTCGAAAGGCAACCTGGGGGGag TTATGATGGTGGCATCCTTTTCGTTTAG
- the LOC104743051 gene encoding uncharacterized protein LOC104743051 isoform X3, translating to MGVVCFYLHLKSVCVDVSSIEQDLDSLRVVMASLKDDLASLTATVKSTLDLMPSKEELLAMVTTVQELAKKLAKIPAVSVAQVTSSSKDHHKKLAKIPALVAQVTSSSKDHKKKRDEVEEPAKKEKSDEGEEPAKKKAKSDTNYTYKKANITRPFPVYADAHPLEKNAQVGEIVEFERQPGGSYDGGILFV from the exons atgggtgttgtttgtttttatttacacTTAAAATCGGTCTGTGTAGATGTGAGTTCCATCGAACAAGATTTGGATTCTCTGAGAGTAGTTATGGCTTCTCTCAAAGACGATTTGGCTTCTCTCACTGCAACTGTGAAATCAACTCTTGATTTGATGCCGTCTAAGGAGGAGTTACTTGCCATGGTTACCACAGTCCAA GAACTTGCAAAGAAACTGGCAAAGATACCTGCAGTTTCGGTTGCTCAAGTTACTTCATCCTCTAAGGATCATCACAAGAAGCTGGCAAAGATACCTGCCTTAGTTGCTCAAGTTACTTCATCCTCTAAGGATCACAAGAAG AAACGTGATGAAGTTGAAGAGCCTGCCAAGAAAGAG aAAAGTGATGAAGGTGAAGAGCCTGCCAAGAAAAAG GCTAAATCAGATACCAATTATACTTATAAAAAAGCGAACATTACTCGTCCGTTTCCTGTCTATGCGGATGCTCATCCTCTTGAAAAGAATGCTCAGGTAGGCGAGATAGTCGAATTCGAAAGGCAACCTGGGGGGag TTATGATGGTGGCATCCTTTTCGTTTAG